A genomic region of Limnohabitans curvus contains the following coding sequences:
- a CDS encoding glycosyltransferase has translation MKILLLGEYSGLHRNLKEGLIELGHSPVVASAGDGWKNVPRDIDLRSSGSGLSGKIKSLAKPFQSLKKLKGFEVVQLINPFIFYNRFIPNRRFYSEVVEGNDSFFLLAAGDDAYYWRVARAKLKYGPFNDFLEFDIKAKNFFMSSDHAFKFNEYIANKAKGIIPIMYDYQIGYEGRKNLRPAIPIPINLSLVNFRPNIVKNKLVVFHGLNRYGFKGTKYVESAFEYLGKKYPNDLELIIKGHMPLAEYLTLMERANVVIDQTSSYSLGISGIYALAMGKVVMGGAERESLDCFKIQKSPVINIIPDSYDLIQKIEALLERRSDIEFLGEESRKYCEDHHSHLKVAQKYVEQWRAKDLIGFDKC, from the coding sequence ATGAAAATATTATTGTTGGGGGAATATAGTGGCCTTCATAGAAATTTAAAAGAAGGATTGATTGAGCTTGGGCACAGTCCTGTAGTGGCATCTGCCGGAGATGGCTGGAAAAATGTCCCTAGGGATATTGATTTAAGGTCATCTGGATCGGGTCTTTCTGGTAAGATCAAAAGTTTAGCAAAACCCTTTCAATCGTTGAAAAAATTGAAAGGGTTTGAGGTAGTTCAGTTAATTAATCCATTCATTTTTTATAATAGATTTATACCGAATAGAAGGTTTTACAGCGAAGTAGTTGAAGGCAACGACTCCTTTTTTTTGCTTGCTGCTGGCGATGATGCTTATTACTGGAGGGTCGCACGGGCAAAACTAAAATACGGCCCCTTTAATGATTTTCTTGAGTTTGATATAAAGGCTAAAAACTTCTTTATGTCTAGCGATCATGCGTTCAAATTTAATGAATATATTGCTAACAAAGCAAAAGGAATCATACCGATAATGTATGACTATCAGATTGGGTATGAGGGGAGAAAGAATCTCCGGCCTGCTATACCTATCCCAATAAATTTATCGCTTGTCAACTTCAGGCCAAATATAGTAAAAAATAAATTAGTTGTTTTTCATGGACTTAATCGGTATGGATTTAAAGGTACAAAATACGTAGAAAGTGCTTTTGAATATTTAGGAAAAAAATATCCAAATGACTTGGAGTTGATAATTAAAGGTCATATGCCATTGGCTGAATATCTCACCCTAATGGAAAGAGCAAATGTTGTAATTGATCAAACTAGTTCATATTCTCTCGGTATAAGTGGAATTTATGCTCTTGCGATGGGGAAAGTCGTTATGGGAGGGGCCGAAAGGGAGTCTTTAGACTGTTTTAAAATCCAAAAATCACCAGTTATAAATATAATTCCAGACTCATATGATCTTATTCAAAAGATTGAAGCATTATTGGAGCGTAGATCGGATATAGAGTTTCTTGGGGAAGAATCGCGAAAATATTGCGAAGATCACCACTCTCATTTAAAAGTCGCGCAAAAGTATGTTGAGCAATGGCGCGCTAAAGATTTAATAGGTTTTGATAAATGCTAA
- a CDS encoding O-antigen polymerase translates to MLSIFRNADKPYFWLIGILMPTVPLVILFSANFEYFLTIISFFSFEIFLCVFLLSGPRVAYCDVDAESLVGLVKFLLFLISPVVIYPIYELIIGVSHSGASAYLLESRVKMLEGQGSQFGYFVFFLLKIASILVLILTYFENKLSIYSKFSICIVVIAQLSEGGRSFAFFILLSVFFIQMCKKGFPVIKLFFFSIVTIVLFSMSMPVFRLDVPLTFGTFSTGLLWFFGYSIAGFLSFEHIYNNDIQLYWRSFEALISSMGSDAWHEYIIDPYVVIPGDMEINTFSAYGLYFNYFGYGILIFLIAKTLVVAFFYRMQLSNPVFQLIYILLLASYPMIGLTDYFVDNLYLSLQLLIMYKLLRLVLVFRSMFFKTKL, encoded by the coding sequence ATGCTAAGCATTTTTAGAAATGCCGACAAGCCATACTTTTGGCTTATAGGTATATTAATGCCGACTGTGCCGCTTGTAATTTTATTTAGCGCTAATTTTGAATACTTTTTAACAATAATATCTTTTTTTTCATTTGAGATATTTTTGTGTGTATTTTTACTATCTGGGCCACGAGTGGCCTATTGCGATGTAGATGCTGAGAGTCTCGTCGGGCTTGTGAAATTTTTACTTTTTTTGATTTCGCCAGTTGTAATATATCCTATTTATGAATTAATTATTGGAGTTTCCCATTCTGGAGCCTCTGCATATTTACTCGAATCAAGGGTTAAAATGCTGGAGGGGCAGGGGAGCCAGTTTGGATATTTTGTATTTTTTTTGCTGAAGATTGCATCAATACTCGTGTTAATTTTGACTTATTTTGAAAATAAGTTAAGTATTTATTCGAAGTTTTCGATTTGTATAGTTGTAATTGCTCAATTAAGTGAGGGGGGGCGTTCATTTGCATTCTTTATACTGCTCTCAGTTTTTTTTATTCAAATGTGCAAAAAAGGTTTCCCTGTTATAAAGTTATTTTTTTTTAGTATAGTTACTATTGTGTTGTTTAGTATGTCGATGCCTGTCTTTAGGTTGGACGTCCCCTTGACATTTGGTACATTTTCGACGGGGCTGCTTTGGTTTTTTGGTTATTCTATAGCGGGGTTTCTTTCGTTTGAACATATATACAATAACGACATTCAATTATATTGGCGGTCATTTGAAGCTCTAATTTCATCGATGGGTTCTGATGCTTGGCATGAATATATTATTGATCCCTATGTTGTGATTCCAGGGGATATGGAAATCAACACCTTTTCAGCATATGGATTGTACTTTAATTATTTTGGATACGGAATTTTAATATTTTTAATTGCCAAAACCTTGGTGGTAGCGTTTTTCTACAGGATGCAATTGAGTAACCCTGTATTTCAGTTAATTTACATCCTCTTGCTCGCATCTTATCCGATGATTGGATTGACAGATTATTTTGTGGATAATTTATATTTATCCTTGCAACTTTTAATTATGTATAAGTTGCTACGTTTGGTGCTTGTTTTCAGGTCAATGTTTTTTAAGACTAAATTATAG
- a CDS encoding Wzz/FepE/Etk N-terminal domain-containing protein, whose product MTEQAFEHDDEISLLDILVTLAESWKLLVFGPLIAGVLAGALSFLWPKTFESVAIVRLTEQELALINSAPVLDPLIEKFGLLPEFDGIQDDARQYLAKKLVGKSDKKTGLATITAAANTPERAQELGRAAMDALLKELLPKGKNKDQVEQQILSNERIIASSADAIDQLQKQIGKAGQNDAGLEVVMKYYASLTAEVAKKELENVELKKSLAVRGDEVYVQQASLPQRKVSSKPNLVVLSAVLTSCFALLMFVFVRKAWASAVQDAESASKLALIKQALGMRAN is encoded by the coding sequence ATGACAGAACAAGCCTTTGAACACGACGACGAAATAAGCCTTCTAGACATCTTGGTCACCTTGGCCGAGTCGTGGAAGCTGTTGGTATTTGGCCCCTTAATCGCTGGCGTGCTGGCTGGCGCCTTGAGCTTTTTGTGGCCCAAAACCTTTGAGTCTGTGGCCATTGTTCGGTTGACCGAGCAAGAGCTGGCCTTGATCAACTCTGCCCCCGTGCTTGACCCGCTGATTGAAAAATTTGGCTTGTTGCCGGAGTTTGATGGCATTCAAGACGATGCCCGCCAATACCTAGCCAAAAAGCTGGTGGGCAAGTCGGATAAAAAAACGGGCCTAGCCACCATTACGGCTGCAGCCAACACGCCAGAGCGCGCGCAAGAGCTAGGCAGGGCGGCTATGGATGCTTTGCTAAAAGAACTCTTACCCAAGGGTAAAAACAAAGACCAAGTTGAGCAGCAAATTCTGTCAAACGAACGCATCATTGCCAGCTCGGCAGACGCCATTGATCAGCTGCAAAAGCAAATTGGCAAAGCAGGCCAAAACGATGCTGGGCTAGAAGTGGTAATGAAGTATTACGCTTCGTTAACTGCCGAAGTGGCCAAGAAAGAGCTTGAAAACGTTGAGCTGAAAAAGAGCTTGGCTGTGCGAGGTGATGAGGTTTATGTGCAGCAGGCTAGTTTGCCGCAGCGTAAGGTTTCGTCAAAGCCTAACTTGGTTGTTTTGTCGGCTGTGCTTACCTCGTGCTTTGCATTGCTTATGTTTGTGTTTGTTCGTAAGGCATGGGCCTCAGCTGTGCAAGATGCAGAGTCGGCTAGCAAGCTGGCTTTAATAAAGCAGGCTTTGGGCATGCGTGCAAATTAA
- a CDS encoding NAD-dependent epimerase/dehydratase family protein → MTPYEQVLKALPASPKTWLVTGVAGFIGSNLLEALLKLDQRVVGLDNFATGYQHNLDEVQSLVTPAQWDNFQFIQGDIRQLEDCQLACAGVDFVLHQAALGSVPRSLADPITTNSANITGFLNMLVAARDAQVKSFTYAASSSTYGDHPALPKVEDNIGKPLSPYAVTKYVNELYADVFSKCYGFHTIGLRYFNVFGPRQNPNGAYAAVIPKWVSSLLKGETVFINGDGETSRDFSFIQNAIQANLLAATSRDEARNQVYNMAVGDRTTLKQLFALVRDNLGPFGVSASTEPEYRDFRAGDVRHSLADTSKAQRLLGYEPTHRIAEGIQSATRWYVDHQNLLQ, encoded by the coding sequence ATGACCCCTTACGAACAAGTCTTAAAAGCACTCCCAGCATCGCCTAAGACCTGGTTGGTCACGGGCGTGGCCGGTTTCATTGGCAGCAACCTGCTGGAAGCCCTGCTCAAGCTGGACCAGCGCGTTGTGGGCTTGGACAATTTCGCCACCGGCTACCAACATAACCTGGACGAAGTGCAAAGCCTGGTCACACCCGCGCAATGGGATAACTTCCAGTTCATTCAAGGCGACATCCGCCAACTGGAAGACTGCCAACTGGCTTGCGCAGGGGTGGACTTTGTGTTGCATCAAGCAGCCTTGGGCAGCGTGCCCCGAAGCTTGGCTGACCCCATCACCACCAACAGTGCCAACATAACCGGCTTCTTGAACATGCTGGTGGCCGCCCGCGACGCGCAGGTAAAAAGTTTCACCTACGCCGCTAGCAGTAGCACCTACGGTGATCACCCCGCTTTGCCCAAGGTCGAAGACAACATCGGCAAACCGCTGAGCCCCTATGCCGTGACCAAATACGTCAACGAGCTCTACGCCGACGTGTTTTCAAAGTGCTACGGATTTCACACCATCGGCCTGCGCTACTTCAATGTGTTTGGCCCTCGTCAAAACCCCAATGGGGCCTATGCCGCCGTCATCCCCAAATGGGTGTCCTCGCTGCTTAAAGGCGAGACGGTCTTTATTAACGGCGATGGCGAAACCAGCCGTGACTTCTCGTTCATTCAAAACGCCATCCAAGCCAACCTGCTTGCCGCGACTTCCCGCGACGAAGCCAGAAACCAGGTTTACAACATGGCCGTGGGCGACCGTACCACCCTTAAACAGCTGTTTGCCTTGGTGCGTGACAACCTGGGGCCTTTTGGCGTGTCGGCTAGCACCGAGCCTGAATACCGCGACTTCCGCGCGGGCGATGTGCGCCACAGTCTGGCTGACACCAGCAAAGCTCAGCGCTTGTTAGGTTATGAACCTACTCACCGCATTGCCGAAGGCATTCAATCGGCGACGCGTTGGTATGTGGATCACCAGAACCTGTTGCAATGA
- a CDS encoding O-antigen translocase — MTLIKTSLLNAIAVGVRMLTLLGINKILAIYVGPAGYAALGQFQNAVQMISTLASGAINTGVTKYTAEYHEDEALQRAVWQTSGTIALAGSVLLGVLVFAFKTELAQWFLNDESLASVFGWFAATLVLFVFNTLLLAIINGKKDINRYVVANIAGSVFSLLVTAVMVVQWGLLGALIGFAIYQSLAFFVTLALCVKTPWFRISYLFGRIDKEVGQNMAKYAAMALTSAATIPLSHILIRNHLAETLGWQAAGYWEAMWRLSGVYLLLLTTTLSVYYLPRLSELKKKDAIKKEIFVSYIIIVPVAVLGSLSMYFLRDILLELLFTRDFIPVRELFGWQMIGDTIKISSWILSYVVLGKAMYKTFIFSEITHSILFVITVLVLTSYFGIEGVVIAHAATYLLYLGAMIAAVMFYLKKLKE, encoded by the coding sequence GTGACCCTCATCAAAACCAGCTTGCTCAACGCCATCGCGGTGGGCGTTCGGATGCTCACCTTGTTGGGCATCAATAAAATATTGGCTATTTACGTGGGGCCAGCGGGCTACGCGGCCTTAGGTCAGTTCCAAAACGCGGTGCAAATGATCAGCACCCTCGCCAGCGGCGCGATCAACACAGGAGTGACCAAATACACCGCTGAATATCACGAAGACGAGGCGCTGCAGCGCGCAGTTTGGCAGACGTCGGGAACTATCGCGCTGGCTGGTTCGGTCTTGCTTGGTGTGTTGGTCTTCGCCTTTAAGACCGAATTAGCTCAGTGGTTTTTAAACGATGAGAGCTTGGCCTCTGTGTTTGGTTGGTTTGCGGCCACGTTGGTCTTGTTTGTCTTCAATACATTGTTGTTGGCAATTATTAATGGTAAAAAAGATATTAATCGCTACGTCGTGGCTAATATTGCGGGAAGTGTGTTTTCATTGTTGGTGACCGCTGTGATGGTGGTGCAATGGGGCTTGTTGGGGGCTTTGATCGGTTTTGCTATTTACCAGTCCTTGGCGTTCTTTGTCACCTTGGCATTGTGTGTCAAGACTCCTTGGTTTCGAATTAGCTACTTATTTGGTCGTATAGATAAAGAAGTAGGCCAGAACATGGCCAAGTACGCAGCCATGGCCTTAACATCAGCCGCGACAATACCTCTGAGTCACATCCTCATTCGCAATCATTTAGCCGAGACTTTGGGCTGGCAGGCTGCTGGTTATTGGGAAGCTATGTGGCGCTTAAGTGGCGTTTACCTTTTGTTGTTGACGACGACGTTAAGCGTTTACTATTTACCTAGACTGTCTGAGCTGAAAAAAAAAGATGCAATTAAAAAAGAAATATTCGTCAGTTACATAATAATCGTGCCTGTTGCAGTATTGGGCAGTTTAAGCATGTATTTTTTACGTGACATATTACTTGAATTGCTATTTACTCGTGACTTTATTCCTGTGCGTGAATTATTCGGATGGCAAATGATTGGCGACACTATAAAAATAAGTAGTTGGATATTGTCTTATGTAGTTCTAGGTAAGGCAATGTATAAGACATTTATATTTTCAGAAATAACACATTCAATTTTATTTGTAATAACTGTACTTGTGCTCACAAGTTATTTTGGAATTGAGGGGGTAGTGATTGCTCATGCTGCAACCTATTTGTTATATTTGGGAGCAATGATTGCTGCTGTAATGTTTTACTTAAAAAAATTAAAAGAATGA
- a CDS encoding isoprenyl transferase, with the protein MPVSANSFLTIPQHIAIIMDGNGRWAQKRHMPRTVGHAKGAAGVKALVESCAEKGIKYLTLFAFSTENWKRPADEVSTLMGLFVQYLEKEMGALAAAGVRLKVIGDVAGFPAELQTRIHAAEASTQNNQAITLTVAANYGGQWDVVQAVKNWQAANPGADVADLTQERLAQHLSTAGMPDPDLLIRTGGEQRISNFLLWQSAYAELYFTDALWPEFNEAELSKALHWFATRERRFGKVANTQVKETA; encoded by the coding sequence TTGCCAGTGTCAGCTAATTCTTTTTTAACCATCCCTCAACACATTGCCATCATCATGGACGGCAATGGTCGCTGGGCCCAAAAACGCCACATGCCCCGCACCGTAGGTCATGCCAAAGGCGCAGCGGGCGTCAAGGCGTTGGTTGAGTCTTGCGCTGAAAAGGGCATCAAATACCTCACGCTTTTCGCCTTCAGCACCGAAAACTGGAAACGCCCTGCTGACGAGGTGTCTACCCTCATGGGGCTGTTTGTGCAGTACCTTGAAAAAGAAATGGGCGCCTTGGCGGCCGCCGGTGTGCGCCTGAAGGTCATTGGCGATGTGGCGGGCTTTCCGGCTGAGCTGCAAACCCGCATCCATGCCGCAGAAGCCAGCACACAAAACAACCAAGCCATCACACTCACTGTGGCTGCCAACTATGGCGGCCAGTGGGACGTGGTGCAAGCCGTTAAAAACTGGCAAGCAGCCAACCCCGGCGCAGACGTGGCAGACCTCACACAAGAGCGGTTGGCTCAGCACCTCAGCACCGCAGGCATGCCCGACCCAGACTTGCTCATCCGCACGGGCGGCGAGCAACGCATCAGCAACTTTTTGCTATGGCAATCTGCCTATGCCGAGCTGTACTTCACCGATGCCCTGTGGCCCGAATTTAACGAAGCCGAGCTAAGCAAAGCCCTGCACTGGTTCGCCACCCGCGAGCGCCGTTTTGGCAAAGTAGCAAACACCCAAGTAAAAGAAACCGCATGA
- the tviB gene encoding Vi polysaccharide biosynthesis UDP-N-acetylglucosamine C-6 dehydrogenase TviB, with amino-acid sequence MKKIAIVGLGYVGLPLAVEFGKRRATIGFDINQTRVNELQLGKDHTLECTPEELKSAVHLSYSADLQELQQAQIFILTVPTPVDQANRPDLTPLVKASEAVGKALKVGDIVVYESTVYPGATEEVCVPVLEKFSGLKFNADFFCGYSPERINPGDKEHRLPTIKKVTSGSTLAVAEEVDQLYKQIITAGTHKASCIKVAEAAKVIENTQRDVNIALMNELSLIFNKLGIDTLEVLQAAGTKWNFLPFRPGLVGGHCIGVDPYYLTHKAQEVGYHPEVILAGRRINDSMASHVADETIKLMLRKGQPVLGSKVLVLGLTFKENCPDVRNTKVVDIVKALRGYNTQVDVYDPWIDVAEAQHEYGLACLSEAPSQGQYAAIVLAVGHRQFLAMGELGIKAFGQPGAVLYDVKSILPMGAADGRL; translated from the coding sequence ATGAAAAAAATAGCAATTGTTGGTCTGGGGTATGTTGGCTTGCCGCTTGCCGTTGAGTTTGGTAAACGGCGCGCCACCATTGGTTTTGATATCAACCAAACTCGTGTTAACGAGTTGCAATTGGGTAAAGACCATACCCTCGAATGCACTCCTGAAGAGTTAAAAAGTGCCGTTCACTTAAGCTATAGCGCCGATCTACAAGAGTTGCAGCAGGCCCAAATTTTCATTCTTACCGTGCCCACACCGGTGGATCAAGCCAATCGTCCGGACCTTACGCCGCTGGTCAAAGCTAGCGAAGCCGTGGGCAAGGCGCTCAAGGTGGGCGATATTGTCGTTTACGAATCTACCGTCTACCCTGGTGCTACAGAAGAAGTGTGCGTGCCCGTACTCGAAAAGTTCAGCGGACTGAAATTCAATGCGGACTTTTTCTGCGGCTATAGCCCAGAACGCATCAACCCCGGCGACAAAGAGCACCGATTGCCCACTATTAAAAAAGTCACCAGCGGCAGCACGCTCGCAGTTGCCGAAGAGGTTGATCAGCTCTACAAACAGATCATTACCGCAGGCACGCACAAAGCTAGCTGCATTAAGGTGGCCGAAGCCGCCAAAGTGATTGAAAACACCCAGCGCGACGTGAACATTGCGCTCATGAACGAACTCAGCCTGATTTTCAACAAGCTGGGCATCGACACTCTGGAAGTGCTTCAAGCTGCAGGCACCAAGTGGAACTTTTTGCCCTTCAGGCCCGGCTTGGTGGGGGGGCACTGCATCGGCGTGGACCCTTATTACCTGACCCACAAGGCACAAGAAGTGGGCTACCACCCGGAAGTGATTTTGGCGGGCCGTCGCATCAACGACAGCATGGCCAGCCATGTGGCCGACGAGACCATCAAACTCATGTTGCGCAAAGGCCAGCCCGTGCTGGGTAGCAAGGTGTTGGTGTTGGGCCTGACCTTCAAAGAAAACTGTCCAGATGTGCGCAACACCAAGGTAGTGGACATCGTCAAAGCCCTGCGCGGCTACAACACCCAAGTGGACGTGTACGACCCTTGGATTGACGTGGCGGAGGCTCAGCACGAATACGGCCTGGCCTGCCTGAGCGAGGCCCCATCCCAAGGGCAATACGCCGCCATCGTCTTGGCTGTGGGCCACCGCCAATTCTTGGCCATGGGTGAGCTGGGCATAAAAGCCTTTGGCCAACCCGGCGCTGTGCTGTACGACGTCAAAAGCATCTTACCCATGGGCGCAGCTGACGGAAGACTATGA
- a CDS encoding acyltransferase: MSFIHPLADVAESQIGEGTRVWQFVVVLKGAKIGADCNICAQTLIEGNVVIGDRVTVKSGVQIWDESVISDDVFIGPNVTFSNDLYPRSKQYPTQFNGITIHNGASIGANATLLPGITIGEKAMVGAGSVVTKDVPARAVVVGNPAKIVRYLDDSVS, from the coding sequence ATGAGCTTTATTCACCCCTTGGCCGATGTGGCTGAAAGTCAAATCGGAGAAGGTACCCGGGTCTGGCAATTTGTGGTCGTGCTTAAAGGTGCCAAGATTGGGGCGGATTGCAACATATGCGCTCAAACTTTGATTGAAGGTAATGTGGTGATTGGTGACCGGGTTACGGTCAAGTCTGGCGTTCAAATTTGGGACGAATCGGTCATTAGCGACGATGTTTTTATCGGTCCCAACGTCACTTTTTCCAACGACCTCTACCCTAGATCAAAACAATATCCGACGCAATTCAACGGCATCACCATTCACAACGGTGCCAGCATCGGCGCCAATGCCACTTTGTTGCCGGGCATTACGATTGGCGAAAAGGCCATGGTAGGTGCTGGTTCAGTGGTTACCAAAGACGTGCCAGCCCGAGCTGTGGTGGTTGGCAATCCAGCGAAAATCGTGAGGTATCTTGATGATTCCGTTTCTTGA
- a CDS encoding sugar 3,4-ketoisomerase: protein MSLIKTVSFPPLGDDRGSLVALEAHKTVPFDVKRVYYIFGTQSGVSRGFHAHRALEQVAVCVTGKCRMVLDDGRQREEVWLDSPTKGLLIGDLVWREMHDFSPDCVLLVLASEHYNEADYIRSYDDFKQALKS, encoded by the coding sequence ATGAGCCTGATCAAAACTGTTTCGTTCCCCCCCCTCGGCGATGACCGAGGCTCGCTCGTGGCACTGGAAGCACACAAAACCGTGCCCTTTGATGTCAAGCGGGTGTATTACATCTTTGGCACGCAATCTGGCGTTTCGCGGGGTTTTCATGCGCACCGGGCCCTGGAGCAAGTGGCTGTCTGCGTGACGGGCAAGTGCCGCATGGTGCTCGACGATGGGCGGCAACGCGAGGAGGTTTGGCTGGACTCACCCACCAAGGGTTTGTTGATCGGAGACCTTGTTTGGCGAGAGATGCACGACTTCAGTCCCGACTGTGTGTTGCTGGTGCTGGCTAGTGAGCACTACAACGAAGCGGACTACATCCGCAGTTACGACGACTTCAAACAGGCCTTGAAATCATGA
- a CDS encoding DegT/DnrJ/EryC1/StrS family aminotransferase encodes MIPFLDLKVINQQHRQALIDAATRVIDSGWYVLGQEVKAFEQEFASYCSTQHCVGMANGLDALVLTLRAWKELGKLKEGDEVIVPANTYIASVLAITENRLKPVLVEPDEHSYNLCPQKVRQAITPKTKAIVAVHLYGQLAPMKAIMDLADEHDLLVLEDSAQAHGAMVDGQRAGSWGHASGFSFYPGKNMGALGDAGAMTTNDAELALTVRALGNYGSHKKYENLYQGLNSRLDEMQAALLRVKLQYLDADTLVRQKIAVAYAQGITNPLVTLPIAPSSTVTSLQNHVFHLFVVRVKARAAFQARLKASGIDTLIHYPIPPHQQQAYRDYQNLSLPLTEIIHQEVVSLPIGPTMGMGEVAEVIAACNRFSA; translated from the coding sequence ATGATTCCGTTTCTTGATTTAAAAGTCATCAACCAACAACATCGCCAAGCTCTGATCGACGCGGCCACCCGCGTCATCGACTCGGGTTGGTATGTGTTGGGCCAAGAGGTCAAAGCCTTTGAGCAAGAATTTGCCAGCTACTGCAGCACCCAGCATTGCGTGGGCATGGCCAACGGCTTGGACGCGCTAGTGTTAACCCTGCGCGCTTGGAAAGAGCTGGGTAAGCTCAAAGAGGGTGACGAGGTCATTGTTCCGGCCAACACCTACATTGCCAGCGTTTTGGCGATCACTGAAAACCGGCTCAAGCCCGTTTTGGTGGAGCCCGACGAGCACAGCTACAACCTTTGCCCCCAGAAGGTGCGCCAAGCCATCACGCCCAAAACCAAGGCCATCGTTGCGGTGCACTTGTATGGGCAATTGGCTCCCATGAAGGCGATCATGGATTTGGCAGATGAGCACGACCTCTTGGTGCTAGAGGACTCGGCCCAAGCGCACGGCGCCATGGTGGACGGCCAGCGTGCGGGCAGCTGGGGCCATGCTTCTGGTTTCAGCTTTTACCCTGGTAAAAATATGGGCGCCTTGGGTGATGCTGGCGCCATGACTACCAATGACGCCGAATTGGCCCTAACCGTGCGTGCTCTGGGCAACTACGGCAGCCACAAAAAATACGAAAACCTCTACCAAGGCCTCAACAGCCGTTTGGACGAAATGCAAGCCGCGCTTCTGCGAGTGAAGTTGCAATACTTAGACGCCGACACCTTGGTACGCCAGAAAATTGCCGTGGCGTACGCCCAAGGCATCACCAACCCGCTGGTGACTTTGCCCATCGCCCCCAGCTCAACGGTGACCAGCTTGCAAAACCACGTGTTCCATTTGTTTGTGGTGCGCGTCAAAGCACGCGCCGCGTTCCAAGCCCGCCTCAAGGCGTCGGGCATTGACACGCTGATCCATTACCCCATTCCACCGCACCAGCAACAGGCTTACCGCGATTATCAGAACTTGTCATTGCCATTGACCGAAATAATTCACCAAGAAGTGGTGAGTTTGCCCATCGGGCCCACCATGGGTATGGGCGAAGTGGCCGAAGTGATTGCTGCATGTAACCGTTTCTCCGCCTGA